Proteins from a single region of Candidatus Hydrogenedentota bacterium:
- a CDS encoding calcium/sodium antiporter — MDYVLLIGGLALLIKGADWLVRGASSVAKALRVSDLVIGLTVVSFGTSLPELVIGLFAGAEGNGDLFIGNIIGSNIANILLILGIAAMICPLPAKRGTVWKEIPFTLGAAILFFVLLNDRLVEGDEVSRLGHIDGLVLLGFFCAFMYYVVQLVKDDKDKEWLEEPASDPLPRSIVEIVVGIAGLVIGGRLSVTSAEQIALSWGMSQAFIGLTVIAIGTSLPELATSGMAAYRKNVDIAVGNVVGSNIFNIFIVAGLTSVFHSVEYNETNNLDMGVMLVATLLLFGFMFTGRTPHTLQRREGAVLVGLYVVYMGFLVYRG; from the coding sequence ATGGATTATGTGCTGCTTATCGGGGGGCTGGCGCTGCTGATCAAGGGGGCGGACTGGCTTGTTCGTGGGGCGTCGTCGGTGGCGAAGGCGCTGCGGGTCAGCGATCTGGTTATCGGGCTGACGGTGGTCTCTTTTGGCACGTCGCTGCCGGAGCTGGTGATTGGCCTGTTTGCGGGCGCGGAGGGGAATGGGGACCTCTTCATCGGGAATATCATCGGCAGCAATATTGCGAACATTCTTTTGATTCTGGGCATTGCCGCGATGATTTGCCCGCTGCCGGCAAAACGTGGCACGGTCTGGAAGGAGATACCCTTTACGCTGGGGGCGGCGATCTTGTTTTTCGTGCTGCTGAACGACCGTCTTGTCGAGGGGGACGAGGTTTCCCGCCTGGGCCATATCGATGGGCTGGTGCTGTTGGGTTTCTTCTGCGCTTTCATGTACTACGTCGTGCAGCTTGTGAAGGACGACAAGGACAAGGAATGGCTGGAGGAGCCGGCGTCGGACCCGCTGCCGCGGTCGATTGTGGAAATCGTCGTGGGTATTGCGGGTCTCGTCATCGGGGGGCGCCTGTCGGTGACCAGCGCGGAGCAGATTGCCCTGTCGTGGGGGATGAGCCAGGCGTTTATCGGGCTTACGGTGATCGCGATCGGAACGTCGCTTCCGGAGCTTGCGACCTCGGGGATGGCGGCGTACCGAAAGAATGTGGATATTGCCGTGGGGAACGTCGTGGGTTCGAACATATTCAATATTTTCATCGTGGCGGGGCTGACGAGTGTGTTTCACAGCGTGGAATACAACGAAACGAACAATCTCGACATGGGGGTGATGCTGGTGGCGACGTTGTTGCTGTTTGGCTTCATGTTTACGGGGCGGACGCCGCATACGCTGCAACGGCGAGAGGGGGCGGTGCTGGTGGGGCTGTATGTGGTGTATATGGGGTTTCTGGTGTATCGGGGGTGA
- a CDS encoding DUF1501 domain-containing protein translates to MNPYLHYMHGLTRRHFLQRTGAGIGALALGALLGESAGAAYGQPRGPHFTPTAKRVIYLHMAGSPPQLDLFDYKPKLNELNGQPCPQDFLENERFAFITGHPSILGSPYQFQQRGESGAWVSELMPHLAGVSDDLCMVRSLHTDQFNHAPAQLFLYTGSPRLGRPSMGSWLTYGLGTENQNLPGFVVLVSGNKTPDAGKSVWGSGFLPTVHQGVQCRTTGDPVLYVSNPDGMDRAMRRRSLDALNELNELHFAKDADPETQTRISQYELAYRMQLSVPEVMDIAAEPEYIHRLYGSDPGATSFANNCLLARRLIEQGVRFVQLFDWGWDTHGTSPNDDIVTHLPLKCRLSDRPIAALITDLKQRGLLEDTLVVWSGEFGRTAMNEARNGSTFLGRDHHPHAFTVWMAGGGSNRGAQIGQTDELGYRITENPIHIHDFQATLMAMMGFDHERLTFHYQGRDYRLTDVHGRVRPELMA, encoded by the coding sequence ATGAATCCTTATCTCCACTACATGCACGGGCTCACCCGCCGCCACTTCCTCCAGCGCACCGGCGCCGGCATCGGGGCCCTCGCCCTCGGCGCCCTCCTGGGCGAATCCGCCGGCGCCGCCTACGGGCAGCCGCGCGGGCCCCATTTCACGCCCACCGCCAAGCGCGTTATCTACCTCCACATGGCCGGCTCCCCGCCCCAGCTCGACCTCTTCGATTACAAGCCGAAGCTGAATGAGCTGAACGGCCAGCCCTGCCCCCAGGACTTCCTCGAAAACGAGCGCTTCGCCTTCATCACCGGCCACCCGTCCATCCTCGGCTCCCCCTACCAATTTCAGCAGCGTGGCGAAAGCGGCGCCTGGGTCTCCGAACTCATGCCCCACCTCGCGGGCGTCTCCGATGACCTCTGCATGGTCCGCTCCCTCCACACCGACCAGTTCAACCACGCCCCCGCCCAGCTCTTCCTCTACACCGGCTCCCCCCGCCTCGGTCGCCCCTCCATGGGCTCCTGGCTGACCTACGGCCTCGGCACGGAAAATCAAAACCTCCCGGGCTTTGTCGTCCTCGTATCGGGCAACAAGACGCCCGACGCCGGCAAGAGCGTATGGGGCAGCGGCTTCCTCCCCACCGTGCACCAGGGCGTGCAGTGCCGCACTACCGGCGACCCCGTCCTCTATGTCTCCAATCCCGACGGCATGGACCGCGCCATGCGCCGCCGGAGCCTCGACGCCCTCAACGAACTGAACGAACTCCATTTCGCAAAGGATGCCGACCCCGAAACCCAGACCCGCATCTCCCAATACGAGCTCGCCTACCGCATGCAGCTCTCCGTCCCCGAAGTCATGGACATCGCCGCGGAGCCCGAATACATCCACCGCCTCTACGGCTCCGACCCGGGCGCCACCTCCTTCGCCAACAACTGCCTCCTCGCGCGGCGCCTCATCGAGCAGGGCGTCCGCTTCGTCCAGCTCTTCGACTGGGGCTGGGACACCCACGGCACCAGCCCCAACGATGATATCGTCACCCACCTCCCGCTCAAGTGCCGCCTGTCCGACCGCCCCATCGCCGCCCTCATCACCGATCTCAAGCAGCGCGGCCTCCTGGAAGACACCCTCGTCGTCTGGAGCGGCGAATTCGGCCGCACCGCCATGAACGAAGCCCGAAACGGCAGCACCTTCCTCGGCCGCGACCACCATCCCCACGCCTTCACCGTCTGGATGGCCGGCGGCGGTTCCAACCGCGGCGCCCAGATCGGCCAGACCGACGAACTCGGCTACCGCATCACCGAAAACCCCATCCACATCCACGATTTCCAGGCCACCCTCATGGCCATGATGGGCTTCGACCACGAACGCCTCACCTTCCACTACCAGGGCCGCGACTACCGCCTCACCGACGTCCACGGCCGCGTCCGCCCCGAGCTGATGGCCTGA
- the rsgA gene encoding ribosome small subunit-dependent GTPase A → MKKKQVKKKKRKQVRTRNWAEAHETSFTHDRIRHRRAQAAISDVALELQSLPTDFEPNALLISHSKKWAFVLKDGAEELCLIDERLKEGRTSLLAPGDKVYVEREAEKWMVRGVAPRRTRLSRPGHEHDKLDEQVFAANIDLLVIVTAAANPPFRPGLVDRYLIAAEVGGVDTVICVNKMDLVDEAPPELQDYETLGFRVIRTSCETGAGLDELRGLLGGKLSVLSGHSGVGKSSLLNALDPDLAVHTQEVSDVSQRGRHTTTASRLYELDGGIRIIDTPGIRALGVWGVSPAEVGWFFPDLAALGVDCRFRDCSHTHEPDCAVTAAVEAGELTPWRYESYLRIRQSMEDEQEGPFGDRYGRKSADY, encoded by the coding sequence ATGAAAAAGAAGCAGGTCAAAAAGAAGAAGCGCAAACAGGTGCGCACGCGGAACTGGGCGGAGGCGCACGAGACGTCGTTCACCCACGACCGCATCCGGCACCGGCGCGCGCAGGCGGCGATTTCGGATGTGGCGCTTGAGCTGCAATCGCTGCCGACCGATTTCGAGCCGAACGCGCTGCTGATATCGCATTCGAAGAAGTGGGCGTTTGTGTTGAAGGACGGGGCGGAGGAGCTCTGCCTGATTGACGAGCGGCTGAAGGAGGGGCGGACGTCGCTGCTGGCTCCGGGGGACAAGGTGTACGTGGAGCGGGAGGCGGAGAAGTGGATGGTTCGGGGGGTTGCGCCGCGGCGCACGCGGCTGAGCCGCCCGGGCCACGAGCACGACAAGCTCGACGAGCAGGTATTTGCGGCGAACATCGATCTGTTGGTGATCGTAACGGCGGCGGCCAACCCGCCGTTCCGTCCCGGGCTGGTGGATCGCTACCTGATCGCGGCGGAGGTGGGCGGGGTGGACACGGTCATCTGCGTGAACAAGATGGATCTGGTCGACGAGGCGCCCCCGGAACTTCAGGATTACGAGACGCTCGGTTTTCGCGTGATCCGGACCAGCTGCGAGACGGGGGCGGGGCTGGACGAACTCCGGGGGCTGCTGGGCGGGAAGCTTAGCGTGTTGAGCGGCCACAGCGGCGTGGGGAAGTCGTCGCTCCTGAATGCGCTTGACCCGGACCTGGCGGTGCACACACAGGAGGTGAGCGACGTCTCGCAACGTGGCCGGCACACGACGACGGCATCGCGGCTGTATGAGCTCGACGGGGGGATCCGTATCATCGACACGCCGGGGATACGCGCGCTGGGGGTGTGGGGGGTGTCGCCGGCGGAAGTCGGCTGGTTTTTTCCGGATCTGGCGGCGCTGGGGGTGGATTGCCGTTTTCGCGATTGCAGCCACACGCACGAGCCGGATTGCGCGGTGACGGCAGCGGTGGAGGCGGGTGAACTGACCCCGTGGCGTTATGAATCCTACCTGCGCATCCGGCAGAGTATGGAAGACGAGCAGGAGGGCCCCTTCGGGGATCGGTACGGGCGGAAGTCGGCCGATTATTGA
- a CDS encoding type II toxin-antitoxin system VapC family toxin, giving the protein MNYYVDSSALLKLYHQERGTENVRAMYRGSDTICISELARLELMSSAARQRRSGHIDAVFFESLVARFSEDVRSRIRVFPFTPSVIANAYQFLVENHGANTLATLDALQFSFYRENCTRDAVFVSADQRLIGIVRSHGYPVLNPEVS; this is encoded by the coding sequence GTGAATTACTATGTAGATTCCTCCGCACTGCTCAAACTGTACCACCAGGAACGGGGTACGGAGAACGTGCGGGCTATGTACCGTGGTTCGGACACCATCTGCATCTCGGAGCTCGCGCGGTTGGAGTTGATGTCGTCCGCCGCGCGGCAGCGGCGATCCGGGCACATCGACGCCGTGTTTTTCGAATCACTTGTGGCGCGGTTTTCCGAGGATGTCAGAAGCCGTATCCGCGTCTTTCCATTCACGCCCTCGGTAATCGCGAACGCATACCAATTTCTCGTCGAGAACCATGGAGCGAATACCCTGGCGACCCTCGACGCACTCCAGTTTTCGTTTTATCGGGAGAACTGCACTCGGGACGCCGTTTTTGTCTCGGCGGATCAGCGGCTCATTGGGATCGTGAGAAGCCACGGGTATCCGGTGCTTAACCCCGAGGTGTCGTAG
- a CDS encoding PSD1 domain-containing protein: protein MQCFRFMAMASLWTAAIAPIAPADPIDFGRDVRPVLAGKCFQCHGPDEAARQAGLRLDTFEGATMALKSGAPAIVPGDASQGSFFARITTHDEVDRMPPPEVSPALDDATVDLLRRWVNEGAAYAPHWSFVKPEKAPLPPVDDLAWPRNAIDHFIAAGLRDAGLAPAQEADRHTLIRRLSLDLTGLPPAPEAVEAFVNDPSPVAYEKLVEDLLASPRFGERWARIWLDIARYADTKGYEADRHRDMWRFRDWVIEAFNQDMPFDQFTIEQMAGDLLPEPTLEQQLATAFHRNTMTNDEGGTDNEEFRTAAVLDRVDTTMAAWMGLTMNCAQCHTHKYDPITQKEYYQFYAFLNQTQDADLFPEESPVLPAPTRDQQREMDFLRERLDQAADAMRAALPARNEPQEAWEQRIAAEGGGAPVPGAWQSLGPIPQDDFEQAFASDGGLDVTSRDLAAPEGYEWIPRPDWTDGEVRNLEGQTAITYLRRTIQAAEPAAYPVKLGSNDAIQVWLNGVEVHSNKVLRSIEPGSDEVTLNLVAGDNLLLLKITNAGGAYAYSYESGYTGLPLELLKIARTPAASRAADQADQILAYYREHIAPELAPLRDDRAQLQARLDEINAAVPKIPVLRELPPGEQRATHIFEKGSFLSPGDEVFPGTPAFLHPLPYDAPRNRLGMARWLVDRENPLTARVLVNRFWTQFFGVGIVETAEDFGQQGELPINQPLLDWLAVDLMENGWSMKQLCRTIVTSATYRQASAVRPETQAKDPYNRLLARGPRFRLEAEMVRDQALAASGLLSDDLFGPSVMPPQPEGIWQVVYSGDEWKTSEGGDRYRRGLYTYWRRTSPYPSMITFDAPSREVCTLRRIPTNTPLQALTTLNDPVYVEAAQALARRVISEAPDPSLEGRIRHAFLLAASRPPEDAEIATVRRLYEDARATYAGNADGALAMATVPLGPALPGQDDAELAAWTVVGNVLLNLDEVLTKR from the coding sequence ATGCAGTGTTTTCGTTTCATGGCCATGGCCAGCCTGTGGACCGCCGCCATCGCTCCGATCGCTCCCGCCGATCCCATCGACTTCGGTCGCGACGTCCGCCCCGTGCTCGCGGGCAAGTGTTTCCAGTGCCACGGCCCCGATGAGGCCGCGCGCCAGGCCGGCCTTCGGCTGGACACCTTCGAGGGCGCCACGATGGCCCTGAAATCCGGCGCCCCGGCCATCGTCCCGGGCGACGCGAGCCAGGGCAGCTTCTTCGCGCGCATCACAACGCACGACGAAGTCGACCGCATGCCGCCGCCCGAGGTCAGTCCCGCGCTGGACGACGCCACGGTGGACCTCCTCCGCCGCTGGGTGAACGAGGGCGCGGCCTACGCGCCCCACTGGTCCTTCGTGAAGCCGGAGAAGGCCCCCCTGCCGCCGGTCGACGACCTGGCCTGGCCCCGCAACGCCATCGACCATTTTATCGCGGCGGGCCTGCGCGACGCCGGCCTCGCCCCCGCGCAGGAGGCCGACCGCCACACGCTCATCCGCCGCCTTTCGCTCGATCTCACCGGGCTCCCGCCCGCGCCGGAAGCGGTCGAGGCCTTCGTGAACGATCCCAGCCCCGTCGCCTATGAAAAACTCGTGGAGGACCTCCTCGCCTCCCCGCGCTTCGGCGAGCGCTGGGCCCGCATCTGGCTCGACATCGCCCGCTACGCCGACACCAAGGGCTACGAGGCCGATCGACACCGCGACATGTGGCGCTTCCGCGACTGGGTCATCGAGGCCTTCAACCAGGACATGCCGTTTGACCAGTTCACCATCGAGCAGATGGCCGGCGACCTCCTGCCCGAGCCCACCCTCGAACAGCAACTGGCCACCGCCTTCCACCGCAACACCATGACCAACGACGAAGGCGGCACGGACAACGAGGAATTCCGCACCGCCGCCGTGCTCGATCGCGTGGACACCACCATGGCCGCCTGGATGGGACTGACCATGAACTGCGCCCAGTGCCATACCCACAAGTACGACCCGATTACGCAGAAGGAGTATTACCAGTTCTACGCCTTCCTGAACCAGACCCAGGACGCCGACCTCTTTCCGGAGGAGTCCCCCGTGCTCCCCGCGCCCACGCGCGACCAGCAGCGCGAGATGGATTTTCTCCGCGAGCGCCTGGATCAGGCCGCCGACGCCATGCGCGCCGCCCTGCCCGCGCGCAACGAGCCCCAGGAAGCCTGGGAGCAGCGCATCGCGGCCGAAGGCGGCGGCGCCCCCGTCCCCGGCGCCTGGCAGTCCCTCGGCCCCATCCCGCAAGACGATTTCGAGCAGGCCTTCGCGAGTGACGGCGGCCTGGACGTTACCTCGCGCGATCTCGCCGCGCCCGAGGGCTACGAGTGGATTCCCCGCCCGGACTGGACCGACGGCGAGGTCCGCAACCTCGAAGGCCAGACCGCCATCACCTACCTCCGGCGCACCATCCAGGCCGCCGAGCCCGCCGCCTACCCCGTCAAGCTCGGCAGCAACGACGCCATCCAGGTCTGGCTCAACGGCGTGGAGGTCCACAGCAACAAGGTCCTCCGCAGCATCGAGCCCGGAAGCGACGAGGTCACGCTCAACCTCGTCGCCGGCGACAACCTCCTCCTCCTCAAGATAACCAACGCGGGCGGGGCCTACGCCTACTCCTACGAAAGCGGCTACACCGGCCTCCCGCTCGAACTGCTCAAAATCGCCCGGACGCCCGCCGCCAGCCGCGCCGCCGATCAGGCGGATCAGATCCTCGCCTACTACCGCGAACACATCGCTCCGGAACTCGCCCCGCTCCGCGATGATCGCGCCCAACTCCAGGCGCGTCTCGACGAGATCAACGCCGCCGTCCCGAAGATCCCCGTCCTCCGCGAGTTGCCCCCGGGCGAACAGCGCGCGACGCATATCTTCGAGAAGGGCAGCTTCCTGAGCCCGGGCGACGAAGTCTTCCCCGGCACGCCCGCCTTCCTGCATCCCCTCCCCTACGACGCCCCGCGCAACCGCCTCGGCATGGCCCGCTGGCTCGTCGACCGCGAAAACCCGCTCACCGCGCGCGTACTCGTCAACCGCTTCTGGACCCAGTTCTTCGGCGTCGGCATTGTCGAAACCGCCGAGGACTTCGGCCAGCAGGGCGAACTGCCCATCAACCAGCCCCTGCTCGATTGGCTCGCCGTCGATCTCATGGAAAACGGCTGGTCCATGAAGCAGCTCTGCCGCACCATCGTCACCTCCGCCACGTACCGCCAGGCCTCCGCCGTCCGGCCGGAGACCCAGGCGAAAGATCCCTACAACCGCCTCCTCGCCCGCGGGCCCCGCTTCCGCCTCGAAGCCGAAATGGTCCGCGATCAGGCCCTGGCCGCCAGCGGGCTTCTCAGCGACGACCTGTTCGGTCCCTCCGTCATGCCCCCGCAGCCCGAGGGCATCTGGCAGGTGGTCTACAGCGGCGACGAGTGGAAAACCTCCGAGGGCGGGGACCGGTACCGCCGCGGCCTCTACACCTACTGGCGCCGAACCTCCCCCTACCCCTCCATGATCACCTTCGACGCCCCCTCGCGCGAGGTCTGCACCCTGCGGCGCATTCCCACCAACACCCCGCTCCAGGCCCTCACCACCCTGAACGACCCGGTCTATGTCGAAGCCGCGCAGGCCCTGGCGCGCCGCGTGATAAGCGAAGCGCCCGACCCCTCGCTGGAAGGCCGCATCCGCCACGCCTTCCTGCTCGCCGCAAGCCGCCCGCCGGAGGACGCCGAAATCGCCACCGTGCGCCGGCTCTATGAAGACGCCCGCGCCACCTACGCCGGTAACGCCGATGGCGCCCTCGCCATGGCCACGGTCCCGCTCGGGCCCGCCCTGCCGGGTCAGGACGACGCCGAACTCGCCGCCTGGACCGTCGTCGGCAATGTACTGCTGAACCTCGATGAAGTGCTGACAAAACGATAA